One window of Aerococcus tenax genomic DNA carries:
- a CDS encoding ABC transporter ATP-binding protein, with amino-acid sequence MPVETSKRLVQYIKAFTGYFVGILMASTLAVLFQILIPIQIGRAVNLLVSAGAVDFSALGRAIGLLILLALSAALAAYLQNDLASRLSYRISHQLRQEVFFKIQSLPLSYLDQHAYGDIVSRAINDVDYLSNGLLQSFTSLFSGLATIVGIIIMMLSLNAKIGLIVIVLTPISVLVSSLIANRTYRYFQEQVALRGELGAYMDEMANNQYLIKSFTYEDRSQERFDAINLRLHESGVISQFYGALINPTARLLNAMVYAAVGLYGAFAVVNGQLSVGLYSSFLTYANQYTQPFNEISAVINEMQTALAAAQRIFDFLNQADAESEGDQVVLDHCQGQVTIQDLYFSYDPKRPLIEDFTCHVKAGDTVAIVGPTGAGKTTLINLLMRFYEPDAGQILIDGVDTQDMSRDQVRQLFGMVLQDAWIFQGTVAENIAYGKAKASQEEIIQAAQAASLHRLIEQMPEGYDTMLEEGGANISTGQKQLICIARILLTDPDMLILDEATSSIDTVTEQAVQAAFDKLMQGRTSFVVAHRLSTIQEADTILVLDQGQVVEQGRHQELLARHGFYYNLYNSQFDRQA; translated from the coding sequence ATGCCAGTTGAAACCAGTAAACGCCTAGTTCAATATATTAAAGCCTTCACTGGCTATTTTGTGGGGATCTTAATGGCTTCGACCCTGGCCGTGCTTTTCCAAATTCTGATTCCAATCCAAATTGGTCGGGCAGTGAATTTATTAGTTTCGGCCGGGGCGGTAGATTTCTCCGCTTTGGGACGAGCGATCGGGCTTCTCATTCTCTTAGCCCTCTCAGCAGCATTGGCCGCTTACCTACAAAATGACCTAGCCAGCCGCTTATCCTATCGAATCTCCCACCAATTACGGCAAGAGGTCTTCTTTAAAATTCAATCACTTCCCTTGTCTTATTTGGATCAGCATGCCTATGGGGATATTGTTAGCCGGGCTATTAACGATGTTGATTACCTCAGTAATGGTCTCTTACAAAGCTTCACTTCCCTGTTTTCCGGACTGGCGACGATTGTAGGGATTATCATTATGATGCTGTCGCTCAATGCCAAGATTGGCCTGATTGTGATCGTTTTGACGCCCATTTCAGTACTTGTTTCTTCCTTGATTGCCAACCGGACCTACCGTTATTTTCAAGAGCAAGTGGCCTTGCGCGGTGAGCTAGGGGCCTACATGGATGAAATGGCCAATAACCAATATTTGATAAAAAGTTTTACTTATGAAGACCGGAGCCAAGAGCGTTTTGATGCCATCAACCTGCGTTTGCATGAGAGTGGGGTAATTTCTCAATTTTACGGGGCCTTGATTAATCCTACTGCCCGGCTGTTAAATGCCATGGTTTATGCAGCAGTGGGTCTTTACGGGGCCTTTGCGGTGGTCAATGGTCAGCTAAGTGTGGGGCTTTATTCCTCATTCCTTACCTATGCCAACCAATATACCCAACCCTTTAATGAAATTTCAGCGGTCATTAACGAAATGCAAACGGCTCTGGCGGCGGCGCAACGAATTTTTGATTTCCTAAACCAAGCTGATGCTGAGTCTGAAGGAGATCAAGTGGTTCTCGACCACTGCCAGGGTCAAGTGACCATTCAAGACCTTTACTTTTCCTATGATCCTAAGCGACCTTTGATTGAAGACTTTACTTGTCATGTCAAAGCGGGGGATACCGTAGCCATTGTGGGACCAACCGGAGCCGGGAAAACCACCTTAATCAACTTGTTGATGCGCTTCTATGAACCCGATGCTGGCCAGATTCTAATTGATGGCGTTGATACCCAGGACATGTCTAGGGACCAGGTTCGCCAATTGTTTGGTATGGTTCTCCAAGATGCCTGGATATTCCAAGGAACGGTAGCTGAAAATATTGCTTATGGCAAAGCAAAGGCCAGCCAAGAAGAGATCATCCAAGCTGCCCAGGCGGCGAGTTTACACCGCTTAATTGAACAGATGCCCGAGGGTTATGACACCATGCTAGAAGAAGGCGGCGCCAATATTTCCACGGGGCAAAAGCAGTTGATTTGTATTGCCCGAATCCTCCTGACTGATCCTGATATGTTAATTCTCGATGAAGCGACCAGTTCGATCGATACCGTAACGGAACAAGCTGTCCAAGCGGCCTTCGATAAACTGATGCAAGGGCGGACCAGCTTTGTGGTTGCCCACCGTCTGTCAACCATTCAAGAAGCCGATACCATCTTAGTTCTTGACCAAGGACAGGTGGTGGAACAAGGTCGCCATCAAGAATTACTGGCAAGACACGGCTTTTATTACAACTTATACAATAGTCAATTTGACCGTCAGGCTTAA